The following are encoded in a window of Fusarium falciforme chromosome 11, complete sequence genomic DNA:
- a CDS encoding Oxidored-FMN domain-containing protein, translated as MTSHIEQPITLNNGLTLPNRLAKAAMAENLADGDLLPTDQVYTAYKTWANGGWGLLITGNVQVDPRHLGQAGDIANNDTIDRSRILDSWKKWASASRSGGTPTVVQISHPGRQSPAGAGTRGFFDKALAPSAIPLRLGKGVFAGVISRLLFGTPRAMTIPEILDVQDRFVKTAVLVADAGFDGIELHGAHGYLLSQFLSPKTNQRTDAYGGSPGARAKIVVDIIKAIRKAVPPSFTVGIKFNSVDHQSSQALEECLEQLRLITDAGIDFLEISGGSYEEPIGIVDPDKVPAAKKESTKAREAFFLDFATAIRDQFPGLTLLVTGGFRSRKVIESALASGSLDMVGLARPAMLDPSVPTNTLLDKSKKDDEARAIAISIPTPWLLKKIGNYVIGAGYETAWYGKKIKTLGKA; from the exons ATGACTTCCCATATAGAGCAACCGATAACGCTGAACAATGGCTTGACGCTGCCAAACCGGTTAGCCAAGGCCGCCATGGCGGAGAACCTAGCAGATGGGGACCTTTTGCCAACCGATCAAGTCTATACTGCCTACAAAACCTGGGCCAATGGCGGCTGGGGACTGCTAATCACAG GAAACGTCCAGGTTGATCCTCGTCACCTGGGTCAAGCTGGAGATATTGCCAACAATGACACCATCGACAGGAGCCGCATTCTAGACAGCTGGAAGAAGTGGGCATCGGCCTCTAGAAGCGGCGGAACCCCGACTGTGGTCCAGATCAGCCATCCCGGTCGGCAATCTCCAGCCGGAGCCGGCACTCGAGGTTTCTTCGACAAGGCGCTCGCTCCTAGCGCTATCCCTCTACGTCTCGGCAAAGGCGTATTCGCAGGAGTAATCTCCAGGTTACTCTTTGGAACGCCAAGGGCTATGACGATTCCAGAGATTTTGGACGTTCAGGATCGCTTCGTCAAGACGGCAGTCCTTGTCGCTGATGCTGGATTCGACGGCATAGAGCTTCACGGAGCGCACGGATATCTTCTCTCACAATTCTTGAGTCCCAAGACTAACCAGAGAACTGATGCGTATGGAGGATCACCTGGGGCTAGGGCAAAGATTGTGGTGGACATTATCAAGGCCATCCGCAAGGCCGTGCCACCAAGCTTCACAGTTGGCATCAAGTTCAACTCTGTCGATCACCAGTCTTCACAAGCCTTGGAGGAGTGTCTCGAACAACTCCGCTTGATCACAGATGCCGGGATAGATTTTCTCGAAATCAGCGGTGGAAGTTACGAGGAGCCAATC GGTATTGTCGACCCTGATAAAGTCCCAGCTGCCAAGAAAGAAAGCACAAAGGCGCGAGAAGCCTTCTTTCTAGACTTTGCGACAGCCATCAGAGATCAATTCCCCGGCCTGACGTTGCTCGTCACGGGCGGTTTCCGCAGCCGCAAGGTGATAGAGAGCGCCTTGGCTAGTGGTTCGCTCGACATGGTCGGTCTAGCTCGGCCAGCAATGCTCGATCCATCTGTCCCGACAAACACCCTCCTagacaagagcaagaaggacGATGAGGCGCGGGCCATTGCCATTTCTATTCCAACCCCTTGGCTATTGAAGAAGATTGGCAACTATGTCATCGGAGCTGGCTATGAAACG GCCTGGTATggaaagaagatcaagacccTGGGCAAAGCGTAA
- a CDS encoding MFS domain-containing protein, with translation MFGFGKKSEENSVEPHNSDNADIEPRPQRPWVETALPVFACGAGLFSDGYINNVIGSVNTTLKIQYKDVYINSNAFKYVADIAFAGTVVGQLIFGFLADHWSRTNTLMVSTVILIIFTALAAGSYWHGEPVGMFNMLTAWRFFVGIGIGGEYPAGSVGCAESSSQMKKGTRNRWFILFTNSMIDFGFVIGAFVPYVVAAACHNGHLSTIWRTSLGIGVVFPLVLFVMRLGLKEPEEFTQNSMRHQTPYWLVLRYYWFRLLCVSLVWFLYNFSSYAFGIYSSSILSGIYGEDAPLTTVFGWNTVVNMFYLPGTLIGAFVSDWIGPRYTLALGVTLQAIVGFIMAGVYSKISGNIAAFAVVFGIFQALGELGPGNNIGLLAAKTSATGVRGRYYGIAAATGKIGAFVGTWVFPYIQKAGGNDTESAQYPFWVSSSLCILSAAIVLFCIPHVGQDTIAIEDQKFREYLQEHGWDTAQLGVKQPGVEEGAVVNDKAVEQ, from the exons ATGTTTGGGTTCGGAAAGAAGAGCGAGGAGAACTCTGTTGAGCCTCACAACAGCGACAATGCAGACATCGAGCCACGTCCTCAAAGACCGTGGGTAGAGACGGCCCTCCCTGTATTTGCTTGTGGAGCTGGTCTCTTTTCTGATGGCTACATCAACAAC GTCATCGGATCCGTCAACACGACTCTAAAAATCCAGTACAAAGACGTCTACATCAACTCAAACGCCTTCAAATATGTTGCCGACATTGCTTTTGCCGGTACCGTCGTTGGTCAATTGATCTTTGGTTTTCTGGCCGATCATTGGTCGCGAACCAATACTCTGATGGTATCTACCGTtatcctcatcatctttaCTGCACTGGCCGCTGGATCATACTGGCATGGGGAGCCTGTAGGCATGTTCAATATGCTTACTGCCTGGAGATTCTTTGTGGGAATCGGTATCGGAG GTGAATATCCTGCTGGTAGCGTCGGATGCGCCGAGTCGAGTAGTCAGATGAAGAAGGGCACTCGAAACAGGTGGTTCATTCTCTTCACTAACTCCATGATTGACTTTGGATTCGTTATTGGCGCTTTTGTTCCTT ACGTGGTTGCGGCGGCCTGCCACAACGGTCACCTCAGCACGATTTGGCGAACTAGCTTGGGAATCGGTGTTGTATTTCCTCTCGTCCTCTTCGTCATGCGTCTTGGACTCAAGGAGCCTGAAGAGTTTACCCAGAACTCCATGAGACATCAGACACCTTACTGGCTGGTTCTGCGCTACTACTGGTTCAGACTGTTGTGTGTCAGCCTGGTCTGGTTCCTCTATAAC TTTTCATCCTACGCCTTTGGCATCTACTCATCGTCGATTCTCTCTGGTATCTATGGTGAGGACGCACCACTAACAACAGTCTTTGGCTGGAACACAGTTGTCAACATGTTCTACTTGCCTGGTACCCTGATCGGTGCCTTCGTGAGCGACTGGATCGGCCCTCGATACACTCTCGCTCTCGGCGTCACTCTCCAAGCTATCGTCGggttcatcatggctggagTATACTCTAAGATCTCAGGTAACATCGCTGCGTTTGCTGTCGTCTTTGGTATCTTCCAGGCCCTCGGCGAGTTGGGACCCGGAAATAACATTGGTCTCTTGGCTGCCAAGACCTCGGCGACGGGTGTCAGAGGTCGATACTACGGTATCGCTGCTGCTACTGGAAAGATTGGTGCTTTCGTTGGTACCTGGGTATTTCCATACATCCAAAAGGCTGGTGGTAACGACACAGAGTCAGCTCAGTACCCCTTCTGGGTATCGTCGAGTTTGTGTATCTTGTCCGCCGCTATCGTCTTGTTCTGCATCCCGCATGTTGGCCAAGACACTATTGCCATTGAAGACCAAAAGTTCCGCGAGTATCTCCAGGAGCATGGATGGGATACTGCTCAGCTTGGTGTCAAGCAACCTGGTGTGGAGGAGGGCGCTGTGGTAAATGATAAGGCTGTTGAGCAGTGA